The Engystomops pustulosus chromosome 4, aEngPut4.maternal, whole genome shotgun sequence genome contains a region encoding:
- the PPAN gene encoding suppressor of SWI4 1 homolog, with the protein MGKEKTKNQKKLRAATAHNAEEEYASVPHSFVFHRGQIGKNVQQLILDVRKAMEPFTASSLKVRKKNSLKDFVAVAGPLGVTHFMIFSKTEMNVNFKFVRLPRGPTLHFRVTQYSLVKDVVSTLKKHRMHEQQFTFPPLLVLNNFGSQGMHIKVMATMFQNMFPSINVHKVNLNTIRRCILINYNDSTKSVEFRHYSLKVVPVGMSKGVKKLLQEKFPNMSRWEDISELLVQGANLSESEAELDGDHNVTELPQVYAGRGNMRFEQSAVRLTEIGPRMTLQLIKIEEGLSDGKVIYHSLIKRTEEEIEAMLERREKKLKLKMERKKKQEQNIQRKKEMRDENKKRSLAGMKRKQPEDDDNEVEDPGTADTQDPADLSEDDDAEYYRQTVGAEPDKDLFLHEGGKKQSPGRKSGPPTKRFKKSKGSTNKNQREASPSPAGHRKAKFSLQKGSKGPKGQFPKTGKKGQKPFKGPSGRSPNRQTSGMGGKKQMGSKKPGGFGDRDRQRSKKVKFAEGTKMAGPKGKAFRHKKKAS; encoded by the exons ACTAAGAATCAGAAGAAGCTGCGTGCAGCCACCGCTCACAATGCTGAGGAGGAGTACGCCAGCGTCCCGCACTCATTTGTCTTCCATCGTGGGCAGATTGGGAAGAACGTGCAGCAGCTGATCCTGGATGTGAGGAAAGCCATGGAGCCGTTCACTGCATCCTCCCTCAAG GTTCGTAAGAAGAACAGTCTGAAGGATTTTGTGGCCGTGGCCGGTCCCCTCGGAGTCACCCACTTCATGATCTTCAGCAAAACTGAAATGAATGTGAACTTT AAATTTGTCCGTTTGCCGAGGGGTCCCACGCTGCACTTCCGGGTAACGCAG TATTCTCTGGTGAAGGATGTGGTCTCTACCCTGAAGAAACATCGGATGCACGAGCAGCAGTTCACttttcctcctctcctggttctcAATAATTTTGGCTCGCAGGGAATGCACATCAAGGTCATGGCCACAATGTTCCAGAACATGTTCCCCTCCATCAATGTGCACAAG GTGAACCTGAACACCATCCGCAGATGTATCCTCATTAACTACAACGATAGCACCAAGTCGGTGGAGTTCAGGCATTA CAGCCTGAAGGTTGTCCCTGTAGGAATGAGCAAAGGGGTAAAGAAGCTTCTGCAGGAGAAATTCCCCAACATGAGCCGTTGGGAGGATATCAGCGAATTACTGGTCCA AGGAGCCAACCTCTCGGAGAGCGAGGCCGAGCTCGATGGAGACCATAACGTGACCGAGCTGCCCCAAGTCTACGCCGGCCGAGGAAACATGAGGTTCGAGCAGAGCGCCGTGCGTCTGACAGAG ATCGGCCCCAGGATGACTCTACAGCTGATCAAGATTGAAGAAGGGTTAAGTGACGGCAAAGTCATATATCACAGTCTCA TCAAGAGGACGGAGGAGGAGATCGAGGCCATGCTGGAGCGCAGAGAGAAGAAGCTGAAACTGAAAATGGAGAGGAAGAAGAAGCAGGAGCAGAACATACAGCGCAAGAAGGAGATGAGAGACGAGAACAA GAAGCGCAGCTTGGCCGGCATGAAGAGGAAGCAACCGGAAGATGACGACAATGAAGTGGAGGACCCCGGCACCGCTGATACGCAGGACCCAGCAGACCTGTCTGAAGATGATGACGCAGAGTATTACAGACAGACGGTTGGAGCCGAACCGGACAAAG ATCTTTTCCTCCATGAAGGCGGAAAGAAACAGTCACCAGGACGGAAATCTGGACCTCCCACAAAGAGATTCAAAAAGTCCAAAGGCTCCACAAACAAGAACCAGAGGGAGGCCTCCCCGTCCCCCGCCGGACATCGCAAGGCCAAGTTCTCCTTGCAAAAAGGATCTAAGGGCCCAAAAGGACAATTTCCCAAAACTGGTAAAAAAGGACAGAAACCCTTTAAGGGCCCTTCAGGGCGATCACCAAATAGACAGACCTCTGGGATGGGGGGGAAGAAGCAGATGGGATCCAAAAAGCCTGGAGGATTCGGTGATAGAGACCGACAGAGGAGCAAAAAAGTCAAATTTGCTGAAGGAACTAAAATGGCGGGTCCGAAGGGGAAAGCCTTCAGGCATAAGAAGAAGGCATCATGA